Proteins co-encoded in one Pleurodeles waltl isolate 20211129_DDA chromosome 2_2, aPleWal1.hap1.20221129, whole genome shotgun sequence genomic window:
- the VPS28 gene encoding vacuolar protein sorting-associated protein 28 homolog codes for MFHGIPASTGVTAPANKPELYEEVKLYKNAREREKYDNMAELFAVVKTLQALEKAYIKDCVSPSEYTAACSRLLVQYKAAFKQVQGAEVGSIDEFCRKYRLDCPLAMERIKEDRPITIKDDKGNLNRCIADIVSLFITVMDKLRLEIRAMDEIQPDLRELMETMNRMSHLPPDFEGREKVNLWLQKLSGMSASDELDDSQVRQMLFDLEAAYNAFNRFLHS; via the exons ATGTTTCATGGAATACCTGCGTCAACCGGAGTCACAG CGCCTGCTAATAAACCAGAGCTGTATGAG GAGGTGAAGCTGTACAAGAATGCCCGGGAGCGAGAGAA ATACGATAACATGGCTGAGCTGTTTGCTGTGGTGAAGACACTGCAGGCACTGGAGAAGGCCTATATCAAGGATTGCGTGTCTCCGAGCGA GTACACCGCAGCATGTTCCAGGTTGCTGGTCCAATACAAAGCTGCCTTTAAACAGGTGCAGGGCGCTGAGGTGGGATCCATAGATGAATTCTGCAGGAAGTACCGG CTGGACTGTCCTCTTGCCATGGAGAGAATTAAAGAGGACCGTCCTATCACCATTAAAGATGATAAGGGTAACCTGAACCGGTGCATCGCTGATATTGTTTCA CTCTTCATCACAGTCATGGACAAGCTGCGCCTTGAAATCAGAGCCAtggatgag ATCCAACCAGACCTGCGGGAGCTGATGGAGACCATGAATCGAATGAGCCACCTCCCTCCAGACTTTGAAGGCAGAGAGAAAGTCAACCTCTG GCTGCAGAAGCTGAGTGGCATGTCTGCCTCGGATGAGCTGGACGACTCTCAAGTCCGACAAATGCTCTTCGATCTGGAAGCCGCTTACAATGCCTTCAACCGCTTCTTGCACTCATGA